Within the Micromonospora citrea genome, the region TGCAGGTGGGAGACGTAGAGGTAGTCGACGTCGCCGAGGGTCTCCCAGTCGAGCAGGGAATTGTCCGGGAACGGAAACCACGACGCGAAATAGGCCGGGTTGACCCACGGGTCGCACAGGATGCTGCCCGCGGCCGTGTCGATCCGCATGCTGGCGTGTCCCGTACCGGTCACTCGCACCGCAGTTCCCCCTCGAAGACAAACAAAAGGTGTACGTCCGAAACGCTACCGGAGGGAGTCTGGCGACCGCCCCGCGACGCCGGTAGTGCCGCCCGGCCCGGCGCGGTCGGGACCTTGGACCCGCGCCCCGCACCACGTACGCCGTGCCGGCGCCCCGCCGAGCCGTCGGCGCGGGACCGTGCGTTCCGCCTCGTCCGGCCGGACCCACCGCCGAGCCTGGCACGGGGCGTGCCAGACTAACCGGAGATCCGATCGCGAGGGAAGGACCGACAGTGGCAGGAAGCGAGCCGGTAACGTCGCCAGACCAGCACAAGCCGGGGCACCGCAAGTCCGGGCGGATCGGCGCGGTGCTCTCCGCGCTGGCGCTGCTGGCGATGCTCTGCGGCAACCACGAGGGCAGGGTCGAGGACATCTGGCTGGTCGGCCTGGCCGTGCTGCTGCTGGTCATCGTCATCGGCGACGCCGTGCTGCGGCGCAACGGCCTGCGGTCCTGACCGCACCCCGCCAGCCGGCGTCGCGCGCGCCGGAGGTGACACGCGCGAGGGCCCGCCCCCGACCGGGGAGCGGGCCCTCGTCGTACGCGGGTCAGCGGCCGAACAGGATGTCCTGCACGTCCTTGAGCGCGGCGTCGACCTCGGCCTCGAAGTAGCCGCCGGGCACCAGCGGGAAGCGCAGCGAGTCGAGTTCCTTGGGGTTCACCGGCATCGGGTTGCGCCCCTGCATGCCCCCGAGGAGGCTGTCGAAGAACCGGTCGACCTGGTCGGGGTCGTAG harbors:
- a CDS encoding DUF2631 domain-containing protein, which codes for MAGSEPVTSPDQHKPGHRKSGRIGAVLSALALLAMLCGNHEGRVEDIWLVGLAVLLLVIVIGDAVLRRNGLRS